In Rhizobium sp. CIAT894, the genomic window ACTACGTCTATTTCTTCGAGATCGCCGGTCTGGTGCTGCTGGTCGCGATGATCGGCGCGATCGTGCTGACGCTCCGGCACCGCACCAATATCAAGCGGCAGAATATCCCGAGGCAGGTTGCCCGCACGCCCGCCACCGCCGTCGAGGTGGTTTCGGTCAAGCCCGGGCAGGGCGTCTAAGGCAGGTCAAGGAACAAAGAACATGGTCATCGGACTTTCCCACTACCTGACGGTCAGCGCCATCCTCTTCACGCTCGGCGTCTTCGGCATCTTCCTGAACCGGAAGAACGTCATCGTCATCCTGATGTCGGTCGAACTGATTCTGCTTGCCGTCAACATCAACATGGTCGCCTTCTCCCACTTCCTGAACGACATCGTCGGCCAGGTCTTCGCGCTGTTCATTCTGACGGTGGCGGCTGCCGAAGCGGCGATCGGTCTTGCAATTCTCGTTGTCTTCTACCGCAACCGCGGCTCGATCGCGGTCGAAGACGTCAATATGATGAAGGGCTGAGTGGCTCATGTTCCTCTATAAGGCTATCGTCTTTCTTCCCTTGATCGGTGCGATCGTCGCCGGCCTTTTCGGCCGCGCCATCGGCGCCAAGGCTTCGGAATATCTCACCAGCGGCCTGATGATCATCGCCGCCATCCTGTCCTGGATCGTCTTCTTCAACGTCGGCCTGGGCCACGTCGAAGGCGGCCCGATCAAGGTCGAGGTGCTGCGCTGGATCCAGTCCGGCGGCATCGACGTCTCCTGGTCGCTGCGCGTGGATACGCTGACCTCCGTCATGCTGATCGTCGTCAACACGGTCTCGACGCTGGTGCATATCTATTCGATCGGTTACATGCACACCGATCCGCATCGTCCGCGCTTCTTCGCCTATCTCTCCCTCTTCACCTTCGCCATGCTGATGCTGGTGACCGCCGACAACCTCGCCCAGATGTTCTTCGGCTGGGAAGGCGTCGGTCTCGCCTCCTATCTCTTGATCGGCTTCTGGTTCAAGAAGCCGTCGGCAAC contains:
- the nuoK gene encoding NADH-quinone oxidoreductase subunit NuoK translates to MVIGLSHYLTVSAILFTLGVFGIFLNRKNVIVILMSVELILLAVNINMVAFSHFLNDIVGQVFALFILTVAAAEAAIGLAILVVFYRNRGSIAVEDVNMMKG